Proteins from a genomic interval of Syngnathoides biaculeatus isolate LvHL_M chromosome 23, ASM1980259v1, whole genome shotgun sequence:
- the rfx6 gene encoding DNA-binding protein RFX6 isoform X5, giving the protein MSPVHRGTVAMKRSREISAAGRFSPRRAFSKTLCGSPDDTTSDGCFHRGDDSPIKSEAEDSNEMASSDEDRDPDQDPSAIASLASPKKSLNKMNKEKKKLTELTLQWLEENYIVCEGVCLPRCILYAHYLDFCRKIKLEPACAATFGKTIRQKFPLLTTRRLGTRGHSKYHYYGIGIKESSAYYHSVYSGKGLTRFSGSKMKNEGGFTRKYSLSSKTGTLLPEFPSAQHLLLQGNISREKVDTLIVMYKTHCQCILDNAINVNFDEIQNFLLHFWQGMPDHLLPLLDNPLLVDILCVCDSILYKVLTDVLIPATMQEMPESLLADICSFAKHWELWLASSLDNLPQCLVAKKLPIARRFVSSLKRQTSFLHLAQIARPALFDQSVVSNMVTDMDNVDLNSISLHSLLSINANADQLRDAYSDYEAIAVFKELKELLRKNATVESFIEWLDTVVEHKVVKPGKQSGRSVKKRAQDFLLRWSFFGARVMHNLTLNNAASFGSFHLIRMLLDEYILLALETQFNNDKEQDLQNLLDKHMKKAGASKAAFLASPSSCFLANRNKAVGSALVDQSVKSESSLQGDSMSLSANRQRVVEMHVNVYPETDSVCFPGPGGLTESCASVMTPPISPAALVHRGSVINQGPRVPTCSSSSYPSALSSVSQPNPCTAFPDNSYPCSAYFPPSASTYQPALRPETESTFASCVQSSSLAYQLCRYTAFEDQQPPAAKEVLYGDGHHFSCGSGVGPPCPASPYVSSARLASGYGCGPDTISSDPRLEAHILDAADGFGFGLNHTGGDGEVAGQTYSTAGQNATAYYGNGSYEDSQRLAPVVEQHVSVISSVSSPLLLLRSPYSDVHDPLNILDRPTAKNATFYNDVQNATGHFAFPAACRRAGPGLLAAPHRHGLHGCPGVAVTHATPCSRSPRSR; this is encoded by the exons atgtccCCGGTGCACAGAGGGACCGTGGCCATGAAACGCAGCCGTGAGATTTCGGCCGCCGGCAGATTTTCTCCCCGCCGTGCTTTCTCCAAAACTTTATGCGGCTCACCTGATGACACGACCTCCGATGGATGCTTTCACCGGGGGGATGATTCTCCCATCAAGTcag AGGCGGAGGACAGTAACGAAATGGCTTCGTCAGACGAAGACCGGGATCCGGATCAGGACCCGAGTGCCATCGCGAGCCTggcctcccccaaaaaaagcctaaacaaaatgaacaaggaaaagaagaagctcaCGGAGCTCACGCTGCAGTG GCTGGAGGAGAACTACATTGTGTGTGAGGGAGTGTGCCTTCCCCGCTGCATCCTCTACGCTCACTACCTGGACTTCTGTAGGAAAATTAAATTGGAGCCCGCCTGTGCTGCcacttttggaaaa ACGATCCGACAGAAATTCCCTCTCCTCACCACTCGGCGACTGGGGACCAGGGGCCATTCCAA GTATCACTACTACGGCATCGGTATCAAAGAGAGCAGCGCTTATTATCACTCTGTCTACTCTGGGAAAGGTTTGACCAG ATTTTCTGGGAGTAAAATGAAGAATGAG GGAGGCTTCACCAGGAAATACTCGCTCAGCTCCAAAACGGGAACGCTGCTTCCGGAATTTCCCAGTGCTCAGCACCTCCTTCTGCAGGGAAACATCTCCAGGGAAAAG GTGGACACGCTGATCGTGATGTACAAAACACACTGCCAGTGCATCCTGGACAACGCCATCAATGTCAACTTTGACGAG ATCCAGAACTTCCTGCTGCACTTCTGGCAGGGCATGCCAGACCACCTGCTGCCCCTTCTGGACAACCCGCTGCTGGTGGACATCTTGTGCGTTTGCGACTCCATTTTGTACAAG GTTTTGACTGACGTTCTTATTCCCGCCACGATGCAAGAGATGCCTGAAAG CCTGCTAGCAGATATCTGCAGCTTTGCCAAGCACTGGGAGCTGTGGCTGGCCTCTTCCCTGGACAATCTCCCACAATGCCTTGTGGCCAAGAAGCTGCCCATCGCCCGTCGCTTCGTGTCTTCCCTCAAGCGGCAGACGTCCTTCTTGCACCTGGCGCAG ATCGCCCGTCCGGCGCTGTTCGACCAAAGCGTCGTGAGCAACATGGTGACAGATATGGACAACGTGGACCTGAATAGCATCAGCCTCCATTCGCTGCTCAGCATCAACGCCAACGCCGACCAATTACGCGACGCGTACTCCGACT ATGAGGCCATCGCCGTCTTCAAGGAGCTGAAGGAGCTCCTGAGGAAGAACGCCACCGTGGAGTCGTTTATCGAGTGGTTGGACACCGTGGTGGAGCACAAAGTTGTCAAG CCGGGCAAGCAGAGCGGCCGCTCGGTCAAGAAGCGAGCTCAGGACTTCTTGCTGCGCTGGAGCTTCTTCGGCGCGCGCGTGATGCACAACCTGACGCTCAACAACGCCGCCAGCTTCG GTTCCTTCCACCTGATCCGGATGCTTCTGGACGAGTACATCCTGCTCGCGCTGGAAACACAGTTCAACAACGACAAGGAGCAGGACCTGCAGAATCTTCTGGacaaacacatgaaaaaagCAG GTGCCAGTAAAGCAGCCTTTTTAGCATCTCCTAGTTCCTGCTTCTTAGCCAATCGCAACAAGGCCGTCGGGTCAGCCCTCGTCGACCAATCGGTGAAGAGCGAGTCCTCACTACAGGGTGACTCCATGTCTCTGTCGGCCAATAGGCAGCGAGTGGTGGAGATGCACGTCAACGTCTACCCAGAGACAGATTCTGTCTGCTTTCCTGGTCCAG GTGGTCTGACAGAATCGTGCGCTTCCGTCATGACGCCCCCGATCTCTCCGGCAGCACTGGTGCACCGAGGCTCCGTCATCAACCAGGGGCCCCGAGTCCCGACTTGTTCCTCGTCCTCATACCCCTCCGCGTTGAGCTCTGTGAGCCAGCCCAACCCTTGCACCGCCTTCCCGGACAACTCGTACCCCTGCTCGGCGTACTTCCCTCCGTCCGCTTCCACCTACCAGCCTGCACTCAG GCCCGAGACGGAGAGCACTTTCGCATCTTGCGTTCAGTCGTCATCGTTGGCCTACCAGCTGTGTCGTTACACCGCTTTCGAAGACCAGCAGCCGCCTGCCGCCAAAGAAGTCTTGTACGGAGACGGCCATCACTTCTCGTGCGGTTCCGGCGTTGGTCCGCCCTGCCCGGCGTCTCCTTACGTCTCTTCCGCTCGGCTTGCTTCCGGATACGGCTGCGGACCGGACACCATCTCGAGTGATCCCAGGCTCGAAGCTCACATCTTGGATGCCGCCGATGGATTCGGCTTTGGACTAAACCACACGGGCGGTGACGGCGAGGTTGCGGGACAAACTTACTCAACTGCGGGACAAAACG CCACAGCTTATTACGGAAACGGAAGCTACGAGGACAGCCAGCGGTTGGCGCCGGTGGTGGAGCAGCACGTATCTGTCATCAGCAGCGTTAGTAGCCCACTCCTCCTCCTGCGCTCGCCGTACTCCGACGTCCATGACCCGCTGAACATCCTTGACCGGCCCACCGCGAAAAACGCAACCTTCTACAATGACGTGCAAAACGCGACAG GGCACTTCGCTTTCCCAGCAGCGTGCCGACGTGCGGGACCTGGTCTCCTCGCTGCCCCCCATCGACACGGTCTTCATGGGTGCCCCGGGGTTGCCGTAACGCACGCGACACCTTGCAGTCGGTCCCCTAGATCGAGGTAG
- the rfx6 gene encoding DNA-binding protein RFX6 isoform X4, with protein MSPVHRGTVAMKRSREISAAGRFSPRRAFSKTLCGSPDDTTSDGCFHRGDDSPIKSEAEDSNEMASSDEDRDPDQDPSAIASLASPKKSLNKMNKEKKKLTELTLQWLEENYIVCEGVCLPRCILYAHYLDFCRKIKLEPACAATFGKTIRQKFPLLTTRRLGTRGHSKYHYYGIGIKESSAYYHSVYSGKGLTRFSGSKMKNEGGFTRKYSLSSKTGTLLPEFPSAQHLLLQGNISREKVDTLIVMYKTHCQCILDNAINVNFDEIQNFLLHFWQGMPDHLLPLLDNPLLVDILCVCDSILYKVLTDVLIPATMQEMPESLLADICSFAKHWELWLASSLDNLPQCLVAKKLPIARRFVSSLKRQTSFLHLAQIARPALFDQSVVSNMVTDMDNVDLNSISLHSLLSINANADQLRDAYSDYEAIAVFKELKELLRKNATVESFIEWLDTVVEHKVVKPGKQSGRSVKKRAQDFLLRWSFFGARVMHNLTLNNAASFGSFHLIRMLLDEYILLALETQFNNDKEQDLQNLLDKHMKKAGASKAAFLASPSSCFLANRNKAVGSALVDQSVKSESSLQGDSMSLSANRQRVVEMHVNVYPETDSVCFPGPGGLTESCASVMTPPISPAALVHRGSVINQGPRVPTCSSSSYPSALSSVSQPNPCTAFPDNSYPCSAYFPPSASTYQPALRPETESTFASCVQSSSLAYQLCRYTAFEDQQPPAAKEVLYGDGHHFSCGSGVGPPCPASPYVSSARLASGYGCGPDTISSDPRLEAHILDAADGFGFGLNHTGGDGEVAGQTYSTAGQNATAYYGNGSYEDSQRLAPVVEQHVSVISSVSSPLLLLRSPYSDVHDPLNILDRPTAKNATFYNDVQNATGSAPCMYSVSSSPFSSQGTSLSQQRADVRDLVSSLPPIDTVFMGAPGLP; from the exons atgtccCCGGTGCACAGAGGGACCGTGGCCATGAAACGCAGCCGTGAGATTTCGGCCGCCGGCAGATTTTCTCCCCGCCGTGCTTTCTCCAAAACTTTATGCGGCTCACCTGATGACACGACCTCCGATGGATGCTTTCACCGGGGGGATGATTCTCCCATCAAGTcag AGGCGGAGGACAGTAACGAAATGGCTTCGTCAGACGAAGACCGGGATCCGGATCAGGACCCGAGTGCCATCGCGAGCCTggcctcccccaaaaaaagcctaaacaaaatgaacaaggaaaagaagaagctcaCGGAGCTCACGCTGCAGTG GCTGGAGGAGAACTACATTGTGTGTGAGGGAGTGTGCCTTCCCCGCTGCATCCTCTACGCTCACTACCTGGACTTCTGTAGGAAAATTAAATTGGAGCCCGCCTGTGCTGCcacttttggaaaa ACGATCCGACAGAAATTCCCTCTCCTCACCACTCGGCGACTGGGGACCAGGGGCCATTCCAA GTATCACTACTACGGCATCGGTATCAAAGAGAGCAGCGCTTATTATCACTCTGTCTACTCTGGGAAAGGTTTGACCAG ATTTTCTGGGAGTAAAATGAAGAATGAG GGAGGCTTCACCAGGAAATACTCGCTCAGCTCCAAAACGGGAACGCTGCTTCCGGAATTTCCCAGTGCTCAGCACCTCCTTCTGCAGGGAAACATCTCCAGGGAAAAG GTGGACACGCTGATCGTGATGTACAAAACACACTGCCAGTGCATCCTGGACAACGCCATCAATGTCAACTTTGACGAG ATCCAGAACTTCCTGCTGCACTTCTGGCAGGGCATGCCAGACCACCTGCTGCCCCTTCTGGACAACCCGCTGCTGGTGGACATCTTGTGCGTTTGCGACTCCATTTTGTACAAG GTTTTGACTGACGTTCTTATTCCCGCCACGATGCAAGAGATGCCTGAAAG CCTGCTAGCAGATATCTGCAGCTTTGCCAAGCACTGGGAGCTGTGGCTGGCCTCTTCCCTGGACAATCTCCCACAATGCCTTGTGGCCAAGAAGCTGCCCATCGCCCGTCGCTTCGTGTCTTCCCTCAAGCGGCAGACGTCCTTCTTGCACCTGGCGCAG ATCGCCCGTCCGGCGCTGTTCGACCAAAGCGTCGTGAGCAACATGGTGACAGATATGGACAACGTGGACCTGAATAGCATCAGCCTCCATTCGCTGCTCAGCATCAACGCCAACGCCGACCAATTACGCGACGCGTACTCCGACT ATGAGGCCATCGCCGTCTTCAAGGAGCTGAAGGAGCTCCTGAGGAAGAACGCCACCGTGGAGTCGTTTATCGAGTGGTTGGACACCGTGGTGGAGCACAAAGTTGTCAAG CCGGGCAAGCAGAGCGGCCGCTCGGTCAAGAAGCGAGCTCAGGACTTCTTGCTGCGCTGGAGCTTCTTCGGCGCGCGCGTGATGCACAACCTGACGCTCAACAACGCCGCCAGCTTCG GTTCCTTCCACCTGATCCGGATGCTTCTGGACGAGTACATCCTGCTCGCGCTGGAAACACAGTTCAACAACGACAAGGAGCAGGACCTGCAGAATCTTCTGGacaaacacatgaaaaaagCAG GTGCCAGTAAAGCAGCCTTTTTAGCATCTCCTAGTTCCTGCTTCTTAGCCAATCGCAACAAGGCCGTCGGGTCAGCCCTCGTCGACCAATCGGTGAAGAGCGAGTCCTCACTACAGGGTGACTCCATGTCTCTGTCGGCCAATAGGCAGCGAGTGGTGGAGATGCACGTCAACGTCTACCCAGAGACAGATTCTGTCTGCTTTCCTGGTCCAG GTGGTCTGACAGAATCGTGCGCTTCCGTCATGACGCCCCCGATCTCTCCGGCAGCACTGGTGCACCGAGGCTCCGTCATCAACCAGGGGCCCCGAGTCCCGACTTGTTCCTCGTCCTCATACCCCTCCGCGTTGAGCTCTGTGAGCCAGCCCAACCCTTGCACCGCCTTCCCGGACAACTCGTACCCCTGCTCGGCGTACTTCCCTCCGTCCGCTTCCACCTACCAGCCTGCACTCAG GCCCGAGACGGAGAGCACTTTCGCATCTTGCGTTCAGTCGTCATCGTTGGCCTACCAGCTGTGTCGTTACACCGCTTTCGAAGACCAGCAGCCGCCTGCCGCCAAAGAAGTCTTGTACGGAGACGGCCATCACTTCTCGTGCGGTTCCGGCGTTGGTCCGCCCTGCCCGGCGTCTCCTTACGTCTCTTCCGCTCGGCTTGCTTCCGGATACGGCTGCGGACCGGACACCATCTCGAGTGATCCCAGGCTCGAAGCTCACATCTTGGATGCCGCCGATGGATTCGGCTTTGGACTAAACCACACGGGCGGTGACGGCGAGGTTGCGGGACAAACTTACTCAACTGCGGGACAAAACG CCACAGCTTATTACGGAAACGGAAGCTACGAGGACAGCCAGCGGTTGGCGCCGGTGGTGGAGCAGCACGTATCTGTCATCAGCAGCGTTAGTAGCCCACTCCTCCTCCTGCGCTCGCCGTACTCCGACGTCCATGACCCGCTGAACATCCTTGACCGGCCCACCGCGAAAAACGCAACCTTCTACAATGACGTGCAAAACGCGACAG GCTCGGCCCCCTGCATGTACAGCGTCTCATCGTCGCCGTTCTCCTCCCAGGGCACTTCGCTTTCCCAGCAGCGTGCCGACGTGCGGGACCTGGTCTCCTCGCTGCCCCCCATCGACACGGTCTTCATGGGTGCCCCGGGGTTGCCGTAA